The Thermodesulfovibrionales bacterium genome window below encodes:
- a CDS encoding tetratricopeptide repeat protein, which produces EAVEELKKILSKDPRNIDAFVRLGLIYARLKQYDEAMKTYQEVLSFDTGKPEVYLYLGITYMQIKDYKKAEETFNEGLRLPSGNDDLLFNLAVVYEKTDRFDEMVSTLKKVIELNPDHADALNYLGYTYADKGINLDEALSLIRRALELKPESGYIMDSLGWVYFKMGRYEDALFNLKKAAEIVQDDPVIYEHLGDVYEAEGKGDEALKAWEKAMELHEKEEGLRERVEGKIKNLKNKGGTGEPH; this is translated from the coding sequence CGAAGCTGTTGAAGAATTGAAGAAGATTCTTTCGAAGGATCCGAGGAACATCGATGCCTTTGTGCGGCTCGGCCTCATCTACGCGAGACTGAAACAGTACGACGAGGCGATGAAGACCTATCAGGAGGTATTGTCCTTCGACACGGGGAAGCCTGAGGTATATCTCTATCTCGGGATAACGTATATGCAGATTAAGGACTACAAAAAGGCGGAAGAGACCTTCAATGAAGGGTTGCGTCTTCCCAGCGGCAATGACGACCTCCTCTTCAACCTCGCGGTCGTCTACGAAAAGACAGACAGGTTTGACGAGATGGTATCGACCCTTAAAAAGGTCATCGAACTGAACCCGGACCATGCTGACGCCCTGAACTATCTCGGATACACTTATGCTGATAAAGGGATCAATCTCGATGAGGCACTTTCGCTTATCCGGAGGGCGCTCGAGCTGAAGCCCGAGAGCGGTTACATCATGGACAGCCTCGGATGGGTCTATTTTAAGATGGGCCGTTACGAAGATGCGCTCTTCAATCTTAAGAAGGCCGCTGAGATTGTTCAGGACGACCCTGTAATCTACGAGCATCTCGGTGATGTCTATGAGGCCGAAGGGAAGGGTGATGAGGCGTTGAAGGCATGGGAAAAGGCGATGGAGTTGCATGAAAAGGAAGAGGGTCTCAGGGAGCGGGTCGAAGGAAAGATAAAGAACCTCAAAAATAAAGGCGGGACCGGTGAACCTCATTAG
- a CDS encoding ribose-phosphate pyrophosphokinase encodes MPEGIKIISGNAHVVLAKEVADSLGISLCDATITNFSDGEIMVQINENVRGSDAFVIQPTSPPVNDNIIELLLMIDALKRASAARITAVIPYYGYARQDRKVQPRVPISSKLIADLITAAGANRVLAVDLHAGQIQGFFNIPVDHLYASAIIVDYVRKRALKDLVIVSPDAGGVERARAFARKLQCSLAIIDKRREMANVSQVMNVIGDVSGRDTLILDDMIDTAGTTTQAALALKEQGSRKVYAASTHAVLSGPAIDRINESVLEEVIVTNTIPLDTKRERCKKLTVLSIASLLAVAIKRIHEESSISSLFA; translated from the coding sequence ATGCCAGAGGGCATAAAGATCATCAGCGGAAACGCTCACGTTGTCTTAGCCAAAGAGGTTGCCGATAGCCTCGGTATCTCTCTCTGCGACGCGACCATTACCAACTTCAGCGACGGTGAGATCATGGTCCAGATAAACGAGAACGTGAGGGGAAGCGATGCATTCGTCATCCAGCCGACCTCTCCCCCGGTGAATGACAACATCATTGAACTGCTCCTCATGATTGATGCCCTGAAGAGAGCCTCTGCGGCGAGGATAACGGCGGTAATCCCCTATTACGGGTATGCGCGGCAGGACAGGAAGGTTCAGCCGAGGGTTCCGATATCATCGAAGCTCATTGCGGACCTGATAACGGCGGCGGGCGCAAACCGTGTGCTTGCGGTAGACCTGCATGCCGGCCAGATTCAGGGATTCTTCAATATCCCGGTTGACCATCTTTACGCTTCCGCTATTATCGTAGATTACGTCCGCAAACGGGCCCTGAAGGACCTTGTCATCGTCTCTCCCGATGCCGGCGGAGTCGAAAGAGCACGGGCTTTTGCGAGGAAACTGCAATGCTCGCTGGCGATTATCGATAAGAGGCGCGAAATGGCGAACGTGTCCCAGGTGATGAATGTAATCGGTGATGTCTCGGGTCGGGATACCCTGATCCTCGACGATATGATCGACACCGCAGGTACCACAACGCAGGCCGCGTTGGCCCTGAAGGAACAGGGTTCGAGGAAGGTGTATGCGGCTTCAACCCACGCGGTCCTGTCAGGACCTGCGATCGACAGAATTAACGAATCAGTCTTGGAAGAGGTTATCGTTACGAACACGATACCCCTCGACACGAAGAGAGAGCGATGCAAGAAACTTACCGTCTTGAGTATCGCTTCCTTGCTCGCGGTAGCGATAAAGAGGATTCACGAGGAATCTTCAATAAGTTCACTTTTTGCATAG
- the ispE gene encoding 4-(cytidine 5'-diphospho)-2-C-methyl-D-erythritol kinase codes for MLTLKAPAKINWFLDVFGKRDDGYHDIVSIMQRVTLYDSLTFEHSDQIEVLSDANIPLRENLVYRAAALMKGRTRHASGARITLKKETPMAAGLGGGSSDAACTLDGLNMLWNLNLSRQELAVIGQDLGSDVPFFFHGPAAVVEGRGEVVSPMRLDSVCTLLLVKPPIAVSTAWAYTQADTMGRKVLTKNDNFIKLFRQALEDRDFSLLSTMQKNSLETPVIGRYPVVGEIKRALTQKGAVFSSMSGSGPTVFGVFLSEEEAGKAAGHMSSHWCKVVKTMGRDE; via the coding sequence ATGCTTACCCTGAAGGCTCCGGCAAAGATCAATTGGTTCCTCGATGTTTTCGGCAAGCGGGACGACGGCTACCATGATATCGTGAGTATCATGCAACGCGTTACCCTCTATGATTCGCTGACATTCGAGCACTCTGACCAGATAGAAGTCCTTTCGGATGCGAACATACCCCTTCGTGAGAACCTCGTTTACCGGGCCGCGGCATTGATGAAGGGGAGAACTCGGCATGCGTCGGGTGCTCGGATCACGTTGAAAAAAGAGACCCCAATGGCTGCGGGTCTCGGAGGCGGCAGCAGTGATGCGGCGTGCACCCTCGACGGTCTGAACATGCTCTGGAATCTGAACCTGAGCCGACAGGAACTCGCGGTGATCGGCCAAGACCTCGGCTCGGATGTTCCCTTCTTTTTTCACGGGCCTGCCGCTGTCGTCGAAGGGCGGGGTGAGGTCGTTTCACCGATGAGGTTGGACAGCGTCTGCACGCTTCTTCTCGTGAAACCGCCGATAGCCGTATCCACGGCATGGGCATACACTCAGGCTGATACCATGGGACGGAAGGTGTTGACAAAGAACGATAATTTTATTAAACTGTTTCGTCAAGCCCTTGAGGACAGGGATTTCTCACTGCTCTCCACGATGCAGAAGAACAGTCTCGAGACCCCTGTTATCGGGAGGTATCCGGTCGTCGGTGAAATTAAGCGCGCCCTGACGCAGAAGGGTGCAGTATTCTCTTCGATGAGCGGAAGCGGGCCGACCGTATTCGGCGTATTCCTGTCGGAAGAGGAGGCAGGGAAGGCCGCGGGGCACATGTCGTCTCATTGGTGTAAGGTTGTGAAGACCATGGGCCGTGACGAGTAA